CAGTTACTGACGGACTGGTGTGGAGGCATGGCCTGGCTTCCTGTCAGGGTTGAATAGACTGACGGACTGGTGTGGAGGCATGGCCTGGCTTCCTGTCAGGGTTGAATAGACTGACGGACTGGTGTGGAGGCATGGCCTGGCTTCCTGTCAGGGTTGAATAGACTGACGGACTGGTGTGGAGGCATGGCCTGGCTTCCTGTCAGGGTTGAATAGACTGACGGACTGGTGTGGAGGCATGGCCTGGCTTCCTGTCAGGGTTGAATAGACTGACGGACTGGTGTGGAGGCATGGCCTGGCTTCCTGTCAGGATTGAATAGACTGACGGGCTGGTGTGGAGGCATGGCCTGGCTTCCTGTCAGGGTTGAATAGACTGATGGGCTGGTGTGGAGGCATGGCCTGGCTTCCTGTCAGGGTTGAATAGACTGATGGGCTGGTGTGGAGGCATGGCCTGGCTTCCTGTCAGGGTTGAATAGACTGATAGGCTGGTGTGGAGGCATGGCCTGGCTTCCTGTCAGGGTTGAATAGACTGATGGGCTGGTGTGGAGGCATGGCCTGGCTTCCTGTCAGGGTTGAATAGACTGACGGACTGGTGTGGAGGCATGGCCTGGCTTCCTGTCAGGGTTGAATAGACTGACGGGCTGGTGTGGAGGCATGGCCTGGCTTCCTGTCAGGGTTGAATAGACTGATGGGCTGGTGTGGAGGCATGGCCTGGCTTCCTGTCAGGGTTGAATAGACTGACGGGCTGGTGTGGAGGCATGGCCTGGCTTCCTGTCAGGGTTGAATAGACTGACGGGCTGGTGTGGAGGCATGGCCTGGCTTCCTGTCAGGGTTGAATAGACTGATGGGCTGGTGTGGAGGCATGGCCTGGCTTCCTGTCAGGGTTGAATAGACTGATGGGCTGGTGTGGAGGCATGGCCTGGCTTCCTGTCAGGGTTGAATAGACTGATGGGCTGGTGTGGAGGCATGGCCTGGCTTCCTGTCAGGGTTGAATAGACTGACGGACTGGTGTGGAGGCATGGCCTGGCTTCCTGTCAGGGTTGAATAGACTGATGGGCTGGTGTGGAGGCATGGCCTGGCTTCCTGTCAGGTTGAATAGACTGATGGGCTGGTGTGGAGGCATGGCCTGGCTTCCTGTCAGGGTTGAATAGACTGACGGGCTGGTGTGGAGGCATGGCCTGGCTTCCTGTCAGGGTTGAATAGACTGACGGACTGGTGTGGAGGCATGGCCTGGCTTCCTGTCAGGGTTGAATAGACTGACGGACTGGTGTGGAGGCATGGCCTGGCTTCCTGTCAGGGTTGAATAGACAAACCTCTCTTGAGGTTGTTGGAAGACTTCATAAAGTCAacggtttcacacacacacacacacacacacacacacacacacacactcagctactcttccagggttccggcaaaattaaggcagttatacaacaGATTTCTTGCCAAtgtttgtgtctcttcacagtccccgctgtttcataaggtgtatttttaaatctaattttactgctgcatcagttgcctgatgtggaataaagttccatgtagtcatggctctatgtcatcctgtgcgcctcccatagtctgttctggacttggggactgtgaagagacctctggtggcatgtcttgtgggggtattttgtatttttataattttatttaactaggaaagtcagtgaagaacaaattcttatttacaatgacggcctaccccagccaaacccaggccaattgtgagccacccaatcacagccagttgtgatacagcctggatttgaaccagggtgtctgtggtgacacctcaagcactgccttagaccactgcgctactTGGGTATGCATGGGcatctgagctgtgtgccagtagtttaaacagagatctctgtgctttcaacatgtcaatacctctcacaaatacaagtagtgatgaagtcaatttctcctccactttgagccaggagagattgacatgcatattattaatgttcaCTTTCCGTGTACGttcaagggccagccgtgctgccctgttctgaaccaattgcaattgtcttaagtccctctttgtggcacctgaccacacgactgaacagtagtccaggtgcaaaaaaactagggcctgtaggacctgccttgttgatagtgttgttaagaaggtagagtagcgctttattatggacagacttctccccatcttagctattgTTGTaccaatatgttttgaccatgatagtttacaatccagggttactccaagcagtttagtcacctcaacttgctcaatttcctcattatttattacaagatttagtttaaggttcagtgaatgatttgtcccaaatacaatgcttttagcttcttttttttacatttaggactaacgtattccttgccacccattctgaaactaactgcagctctttgtgtTGCAGTGATaacagttgctgtagtagctgatgtgtatagtgttgagtcatccgcatacatagacacactggctttactcacagccagtggcatgtcgttagtaaagattgaaaaaagcaaggggcctaaacagctgccctggggaattcctgattttacctggattatgttggagaggcttccattaaagaacaccctctgtgttatgttagacaggtaactctttatccacaatatagcagggggtttAAAGCCATacacatgtttttccagcagcagactattatcgataatgtcaaaagccgcactgaagtctaacaaaaccaCCCCTACAATATTTTCATCatacatttctctcagccaattctcagtcatttgtgtaagtgctgtgcttgttgaatgtccttccctataagcgtgctgaaagtctgttgtcaatttgtttaccaTAAAATAGCAtcgtatctggtcaaacacaattttttccaggcctgagggctcacactttctagtaggcttaaattgaagatatggcaaataggagtggcaatattgtccgctattgtcctcagtaattttccatccaagatgtcagaccccggtggcttgtcaatgttgatagacaacaataatatTTCACCTCTTCAACAcacactttacggaattcaaaattacaattcttgtctttcataatttggtcagatatacttggatgtgtagtgtcagagtttgttgctggcatgtcatgcctaagtttgcaaatcttgccaatgaaaaaagtCATGAAAGTAGTCTGATTCAATGaattttatatttaactaggcaagtcagttaagaacaaattcttattttcaatcacGGCTTAGGAacagaacagtgggttaactgccttgttcaggggcagaatgacatatttgtacctcgtcagctcagggattcaatttcacaacctttgggttactagtccaacactctaaccactaggctgctgCCCcaaatgatggagctgagtttgcctttttcccaaaatgtcattgaaggtgctccaaagttttttactatcattctttatataatttatctttgtttcatagtgtagtttcttcttctttttattcagtttagtctcatgatttctcaatttgctgtatataaaatatgtttgccaatcagttgcgcagccagacttatttgtcattattttgcctcatccctctcaaccatagaatttttcaaatcctcatcaatccaaggggatttaaaaCCTCAcaagggtagggggcactattttcaccttcggatgaaaagcgtgtccaaagtaaactgcctgctccTCAAGCCCAGaacctaggatatgcatataattggtcgatttggatagaaaacactctaaagtttccaaaactgttaaaatactgtctttgagtataacagaactgatatggcaggcataaacctgagaaaaatccatccaggaagtgggatttttttatgtttgtagttttctattgaatgccattacagtatcctAGGACTcaaattcctatggcttccactagatgtcaacagtctttagaaattgtttcaggcttgtattctgaaaaatgagggagtaagaccagtcTGAATGAGTGGACCCTGCAGTATCACAGAGGTTTTTCATGCGGGCGACCGAGACCacacctttcttgttttccttttatattgacaaagcttttgtccggttgaaatattattgattattatgactaaaaacaacctgaggattgattataaacatcgtttgacacgtttctacaaactttactgATACCTATCGGGTTTTTCGTCtttctgttgtgactgcctttaaGCCTGTGGATTCCTGAACAAAAcgcggaggtttttggatataaagagggactttatcgaacaaaacaaacatttattgagtaaatgggagtgctgtgagtgcaaccatatgaagatcatcaaaggtaagtgattaattttatcactatttctgacttgtgtaactcctctacttggctggtaactgtttgtaatgatttgtctgctgggcgctgttttcagataatcgcatggtttgctttcgccgtgaagcctttttgaaatctgacaccgcggttggattaacaagaagttaatctataaaccgatgtataacacttgtatgttttatgaatttttataatgagtatttctgtttttgaatttggcgctctgcatttcactggatgttggccgggtgggacgctaccgtcccacaatccctagagaggttaacagtttttacagtcattctcttaatgggtgcgtgcttattagtaactgggttgctcctcattacacaccacggaccaacaaatgttatttacatcaacaacataggaatcactacaaaacgtattgtatgacctcttatactaggcccagcctttggaactttggctttcctagatatgactactatattgtgatcactacatccgatgaaTCTGGATATtgctttaaagcacatttctgcagtattagtaaagatgtgatcaatacatgttgatgatttcattcctgtgctgtttgtaactaccctggtaggtaggctgataacctgaaccaggttgcaggctctggttacagtttgaagcttatTCTTGAGTAGGCAGCTTGAcaaaagccagtcaatatttaaatcacccagaaaatatacctctctgttgatatcacatacattatcaatcatttcacacatgttatccagatactgactgttagctgCTGCCTGACTCAGAAGGAAGGGGGAGAATTAACCATTAGCTTCGAAGGGCCCGATTTTCTACACAGCTGGAGGTTATTAGCATTTCCCTGCAAGAAACAACCCACAAGGAAGCCAGCACAGCTAGAGACAGAGctagagttacagagagagacagagccacagttacagagagagacagagatacacatagGGATAGAGACAGggctacagacagagatacagacagagatagacagggatacagacagagatagacagggatacagacagggatacagacaggtttacagacagagatacagacagagatacacatagggatagagacagagatacagacagagatacagacagagatacagacagggctacagacagagatacagacagagatacagacagagatacagacagagatacagacagagatacagacagggatacagacagggatacagacagggatacagacagagatacagacagggatacagacagagatacagacagagatacagacagggatacagacagggatacagacagggatacagacagggatacagacagagatacagacagggatacagacagagatacagacagaacACTGTAATGTAGCACGTTAGAAACACACAACCAGCCTCAGAACAGTGTAATTTAGTAAGTTAGAAACACACAACCAACCCATTCTTATCCACAAGCCATCCAAATAACATGACCAACATAAGatgttaaaatcaaatcaaattgtatttgtcacatgctttgtaaacaacaggtgtagactaacagtgtaatgctgaCTGACTGGCACCAGActtgcagagttaaagataaagagtgaaaataaataaaataaatacagtaaaactttgaaatagtgacacgaggaatGAATACACAGTGAATTACAATATCCaggaaaaataacatggctatatacagggagtaccaggtaataacatggctatatacagggagtaccaggtaataacatggctatatacagggagtaccaggtaataacatggctatatacagggagtaccaggtaataacatggttatatacagggattaccgggtaataacatggctatatacagggattaccgggtaataacatggctatatacagggattaccgggtaataacatggctatatacaggcagtaccaggtaataacatggctatatacagggagtaccaggtaataacatggttatataaagggggtaccaggtaacaacatggctatatacagggagtaccaggtaataacatggctatatacagggggtaccaggtaataacatggctatatacagggagtaccaggtaataacatggctatatacagggggtaccaggtaataacatggctatatacagggggtaccaggtaataacatggctatatacagggagtaccaggtaataacatggctatatacagggagtaccagctaataacatggctatatacagggagtaccaggtaataacatggttatatacagggagtaccgggtaataacatggctatatacagggagtaccgggtaataacatggttatatacagggagtaccgggtaataacatggctatatacagggagtaccaggtaataacatggttatatacagggagtaccgggtaataacatggctatatacagggagtaccgggtaataacatggctatatacagggagtaccaggtaataacatggctatatacagggagtaccaggtaataacatggctatatacagggagtaccaggtaataacatggctatatacagggagtaccaggtaataacatggttatatacagggagtaccaggtaataacatggctatatacagggagtaccaggtaataacatggctatatacagggagtagacaataacatggttatatacagggagtaccatgaTACAGTGCTCTGTACATCAGATTGACATATTTAGCAGATACAAACAAATCTCCAAGGTGATTTTAACACTGGTTAAAAAATTGCTTTCTaataaataatttgttttttaaaATCAAACTAAGTCCTATATGATACTGTTTGATACGCTGCAAATGTATTGTTTGAAATATCAGGGAGTACCAGGTAccatcacccctcctctcctcagggttTGAGGAGAGGTTCTGAATTATCATATTGATCATATtgattatatatataaaaaaacgatTAACTATGTATCAATAGATGGATACAGATATTAATACAACTATAACTACCTTCCATCGAActgtcatcttcaccattacatcactactaccaccaccatcacccctactactactaccactactaccaccaccactaaactgctctcattaccatcacccctactactactaccaccatcacccctactactactaccaccatcaccctACTACTACCACAcacccctactactactaccaccatcacccctactactactaccaccatcaccctactactactaccaccatcacccctactactactaccaccatcacccctactactactactactaccaccaccaccactaaactgctctcattaccatcacccctactactactactaccactactactaccactactaccactaccactaccatcacccctactactactaccactactactactaccactactaccactaccactaccatcacccctactactactaccaccacgaCCACTAAACTGCTctcattaccatcacccctactactactaccaccaccaccactaaactgctctcattaccatcacccctactactaccactactaccaccatcacccctactactaccactactaccaccatcacccctactactactaccaccaccaccactaaactgctctcattaccatcacccctactactactaccactactaccacgaCCACTAAACTGCTctcattaccatcacccctactactactaccaccatcacccctactactactaccaccatcacccctactactactaccactactaccacgaCCACTAAACTGCTctcattaccatcacccctactactactaccaccatcacgcctactactactaccactactaccaccaccactaaactgttatcattaccatcacaacagtaataataataagtaaagcataaagtagagagagagagagaatatagtagGTCAGCAGCAACAGGAAGCAGTGATTCCTGAACACAGCCCTGTTACAACACAATGGATATTGAAAAGACGGAACCACAGGCTGGCCAGAGAttgcacagagagagaatgtgtgaacTAAGCCAGGGGGATATCTGGTGGGTCCAGTCCACTGTAGCTACATCCTGCTGGGCCGGGGCTCACCGGGTGGACCCCGTCCGTCCTGCTGGTTCCTATGGTTCCTGACAAAGGGCTATCTCTGACCCACAGTTCCTTCCATttagtgtgtatttgtgtgtgtgttcaggatgTTTTGCTCCTCAGGTAAGGAAAGTCAGAAGCAGAGTCAGAGGCACTCCAGTACTGGGACCTTCTCAGCTTCCTCAGGCCCCTGTCTgacccctgtctgtctgacccCTGTGTGTCTGacccctgtctgtctggcccCTGTCTACCTGACCCCTGTCTACCTGGCCCCTGTCTGCCTGACCCCTGTGTGTCTGACCCGTGTCAGCCTGACCCCTGTCTACCTGGCCTCTGTCTACCTGACCCCTGTCTACCTGacccctgtctgtctggcccCTGTCTACCTGACCCGTGTCAGCCTGACCCCTGTCTACCTGGCCTCTGTCTACCTGACCCCTGTCTACCTGGCCTCTGTCTACCTGACCCCTGTCTACCTGGCCTCTGTCTACCTGACCCCTGTATACCTGGCCTCTGTCTACCTGACCTCTGTCTACCTGGCCCCTGTCTACCTGACCCCTGTCTACCTGGCCCCTGTCCACCTGGCCCCTGTCTACCTGACCCCTGTCTACCTGGCCCCTGTCTACCTGGCCCCTGTCCACCTGGCCCCTGTCTACCTGgcccctgtctgtctgaccacCGTCTACCTGGCCCCTGTCTACCTGGCCCCTGTCTACCTGGCCCCTGTTCACCTGGCCCCTGTCTACCTGACCCTTGTCTACCTGgcccctgtctgtctgacccCTGTCTACCTGGCCCCTGTCTACCTGGCCCCTGTCTACCTGGCCCCTGTCTACCTGGCCCCTGTCTACCTGACCCCTGTCTACCTGGCCCCTGTGTGTCTGACCCCTGTCTACCTGGCCCGTGTCTACCTGACCCGTGTGTCTGACCCCTGTCTACCTGGCCCCTGTCTACCTGACCCCTGTCTACCTGGCCCCTGTCTACCTGACCCCTGTCAGACTGACCCCTGTCAGACTGACCCCTGTCTACCTGGCCCCTGGGCTGGGGTTAAGCCTTGGACGCAACCTTTGCTCTGCCCACAGTCAGGAGTCAGGACTACCATGGGCCAGTCAGAACCCTGATCCTGGACCAATCAGGACCCAAGCCCTAACCCTGGGCCAGTCaggactctaaccctaacctttggCCTAGGAcccctggaacagggttggagagcccatagccTTCAGAGCCTATTGAAACATGTTCTTATAATCCCAGTCATTGTGCAATCGCATATAAAAACGTAATTTTGACTGGCCACTATTTAAAAGAGCATCCCAGCTTTCTCATGCTGCTATATTTATTGCTATATTCTCAATAAATTGAAGCACATGAATCCACTTTACAACCGGTGTAGCCTAcctgcaggggcggaaatcccagggAGACGGGGGGACCAGTCATTAGTTAGTGTTGGGGGGACCCTACCGTAGCCTAcctgcaggggcggaaatcccagggAGACGGGGGGACCAGTCATTAGTTAGTGTTGGGGGACCCTACCTGTAGCCTAcctgcaggggcggaaatcccagggAGACGGGGGGGACCAGTCATTAGTTAGTGTTGGGGGGACCCTACCTGTAGCCTACCTGCAGGGGTGGAAATCCCAGGGAGACGGGGGGACCAGTCATTAGTTAGTGTTGGGGGGACCCTACCTGTAGCCTACCTGCAGGGGTGGAAATCCCAGGGAGACGGGGGGGACCAGTCATTAGTTAGTGTTGGGGGGACCCTACCTGTAGCCTACCTGCAGGGGTGGAAATCCCAGGGAGACGGGGGGGACCAGTCATTAGTTAGTGTTGGGGGGACCCTACCTGTAGCCTACTTGCAGGGGTGGAAATCCCAGGGAGACGGGGGGGACCAGTCATTAGTTAGTGTTGGGGGGACCCTACCTGTAGCCTACCTGCAGGGGTGGAAATCCCAGGGAGACGGGGGGGACCAGTCATTAGTTAGTGTTGGGGGGACCCTACCTGTAGCCTACTTGCAGGGGTGGAAATCCCAGGGAGACGGGGGGGACCAGTCATTAGTTAGTGTTGGGGGGACCCTAGCTGGCATATAAAAACGTAACGGCATGTAGCgcttcctccattcgctattcaaGTGTTGGCTACGGATGCCATTTTTTTGTGGGCCATTCTAAAAATAATTCCACACCTACAGTACTGATTAAATGTTTGGACACCTCATTCCATTCCATTTTCTttatcatcaaaactatgaaaaactatttaaaaaaacatatggaatcatgtagtaaccactaaagtgttaaacaaattaaaatatattttatatttgagattcttcaaagtagccacccttttccttgatgacagctttgcactctcttgcactgtcacaacgtccacagaaggtggcgccattccccggtcgggcggcgctcgacggtcgtcgtcgccggcctactagctgccaccgatccatgtttcatgtgtttgttagttatgtctgttttagtctgcacctgttccttgttagtcattggggggggggggggtatttagtttgtcggtttcttgtttggggttgtgcgggattgtttcgtgtcTGTTCTTGTAGGTTAGGGGAATTTATTTTCTGTCCATTTTATTTAGCGTTTTGGCATTAGGGTTGTTGGGCTGCGTCCCGTGATATTCTGAAGACTTTGTTTAGTCTTCCTTTTGTTGGAATATTTTTCCCTGGCCTTGTCGGCTTTATATTTTGGACTTGGTTTTTTCCTTCATTAAAACATTTACGTGTTTCACGTAcctgagtctcctgcgcctgacttcacccctcctgcagaaTTATTATATGAcatgcactctcttggcattctctcaaccagcttgatgaggtagtcagctggaatgcatttcaattaacaggtgtgccttgttaaaagtacatttttggaatttatttccttcttaatgcgtttgagtcaatcagtgtgttgtgacaaggtaggggtggtatacagaagatagccctatttggtaaaataccaagttcctattatgtcaagaacagctcaaataagcaaagagaaatgacagtccatcataactttaagacatgaaggtcagtcaatctggaaaattacaagaactttgaaagtttcttcgagtgcagtcgcaaaaaccatcaagcactatgatgaaactggctctcatgaggaccgccacaggaaaggaagacccagagttacctctgctgcagaggataagttcattaatgttaccagcctcatgaggaccgccacaggaaaggaagacccagagttccctctgctgcagaggataagttcattggagttaccagccacagaaattccagccaaaataaatgcttcacagagttcaagtaacagacacatctcaacatcaactgttcagaggagactgtgtgaatcagcctTCAacgtcgaattgctgcaaagaaaccactactaaaggacaccaataagaagaagagacttgcttgggctaagaaacatgataaacggacattagaccagtggaaatctgtcctttggtctgatgagtccaaacgtGAAATGTTTGGtaccaaccaccgtgtctttgtgagacgcagagaaggtgaacggatgatctccgcatgtgtggttcccaccgtgaagcatggaggaggaggaagtgtgatggtgtgggctaTGTTacattaacggtcaattacagtGAGACCGGCAGTAATtttcttgacaatcaccggcttcAAAATGTAATGACCGTCACAGCATTAGGCATGAGTCCACAGAGCGATCTTACATCTCTTTCACAGTGGCTGTGTCTCAAATGTGTCTCACATGGaccctatgggccttggttaaaagtagtgaactatatagggaactaCTGCATATACACCATCCCACATGGTTCTCCTAACAGGGTGCTGTTGTATACACACCACCCCACACGATTCTCCTCTCTGTTTACCCTGCCTGTATTAACCccctctgtctaccctacctgtactaaccctctctgtctaccctacctgtattaACCCCTCTCTGTAACCCTACCTGTATTAAccctctctgtctaccctacttgtattaaccctctctgtctaccctacctgtattaaccctctctgtcaaccctacctgtattaaccctctctgtctaccctacctgtattaaccctctctgtctactctacctgtattaaccctctctgtctaccctacctgtagtaaccctctctgtcaaccctacctgtattaaccctctctgttcaccctacctgtACTAACCctctctgtttaccctacctgtattaaccctctctgtttaccctacctgtattaaccctctctgtctaccctacctgtattaACCCTCTCTGTATACCCTACCTGTATTAACCctctctgtctactctacctgtacTAACCctctctgtcaaccctacctgtattaaccctctctgtctaccctacctgtattaACCCTCTCTGTAACCCTACCTGTATTAACCCTCTCTGTAACCCTACCTGTATTAACCctctctgtcaaccctacctgtagtaaccctcTCTGTAACCCTACCTGTATTAAccctctctgtctaccctacctgtattaaccctctctgtctaccctacctgtattaaccctctctgtccaccctacctgtatTAACCCTCTCTGTAACCCTACCTGTATTAACCTCTCTGTCCAACCCTATACCTGTATTAACCctctctgtcaaccctacctgtattaaccctctctgtcaaccctacctgtagtaaccctctctgtctactctacctgtat
The Salmo trutta unplaced genomic scaffold, fSalTru1.1, whole genome shotgun sequence genome window above contains:
- the LOC115181206 gene encoding repetitive proline-rich cell wall protein-like, with the translated sequence MFCSSGKESQKQSQRHSSTGTFSASSGPCLTPVCLTPVCLTPVCLAPVYLTPVYLAPVCLTPVCLTRVSLTPVYLASVYLTPVYLTPVCLAPVYLTRVSLTPVYLASVYLTPVYLASVYLTPVYLASVYLTPVYLASVYLTSVYLAPVYLTPVYLAPVHLAPVYLTPVYLAPVYLAPVHLAPVYLAPVCLTTVYLAPVYLAPVYLAPVHLAPVYLTLVYLAPVCLTPVYLAPVYLAPVYLAPVYLAPVYLTPVYLAPVCLTPVYLARVYLTRVSDPCLPGPCLPDPCLPGPCLPDPCQTDPCQTDPCLPGPWAGVKPWTQPLLCPQSGVRTTMGQSEP